A single Cryptococcus neoformans var. grubii H99 chromosome 7, complete sequence DNA region contains:
- a CDS encoding acyl-protein thioesterase 1, with translation MPTSLKHLKISPKEAHTATVIFLHGLGDSGHGWLPVAKMLWSSFPNVKWILPHAPIIPVSLNHGMAMPSWFDIRHLDKLDNPEHDDEQGMLETLKSVDELIQAEVDSGIPENRIVLGGFSQGGAISVLNMLTTERKLAGVMALSTWVPLSHKIAQMKSEHANDIPLFWGHGTNDPIVDYNFGQRSIDFLVQKCGYKLLPQGTTFARPGIRFESYPGMPHSSCPQEIEDLKSWLTEALK, from the exons ATGCCCACATCTTTGAAACACCTAAAGATTTCGCCCAAGGAGGCCCATACTGCTACTGTCATATTCCTTCAC GGTTTGGGTGATAGTG GCCATGGGTGGCTTCCTGTTGCTAAGATGCTTTGGAGCTCATTCCCCAATGTGAAATGGATACTTCCGCACGCCCCCATAATCCCTGTCTCCTTGAACCACGGCATGGCCATGCCATCCTGGTTCGACATTCGTCACCTTGATAAATTGGATAACCCAGAGCACGACGATGAGCAGGGGATGCTCGAAACGCTAAAGTCAGTTGACGAGCTTATCCAGGCCGAGGTGGATAGTGGGATCCCTGAAAATAGGATTGTCCTCGGTGGCTTTTCCCAGGGCGGCGCCATCAGCGTTCTGAATATGCTGACAACAGAGAGAAAGCTGGCTGGAGTGATGGCGCTGAGCACTTGGGTCCCTCTCAGTCACAAGATTGCACAA ATGAAGTCTGAGCATGCCAACGATATTCCGTTGTTCTGGGGCCACGGAACGAATGACCCAATAGTCGATTACAACT TTGGACAACGATCGATTGATTTCCTTGTACAGAAATGCGGCTAtaagcttcttcctcaggGCACAACGTTTGCCCGTCCTGGGATCCGTTTTGAATCCTACCCAGGAATGCCTCATTCTTCCTGTCCgcaagagattgaagatCTCAAGTCATGGTTAACGGAGGCGCTCAAGTAA
- a CDS encoding glyoxal oxidase, with translation MLSPLTLLHALSLAALAALPAQAQLANTFQYVGLSGVSAQQLFLGTLNKVYIVDKTENNNATVNGHPAWATEYDLATNTFRTMDVLSNSFCAGGTVLGNGTWLNAGGNQAITYGGAAMPSTQQSGQSPYGDWDGGKAVRLLDPCDDESCDWVDDPALYMTSRRWYPTLETLEDGSAMIMGGCEWGGYVNYADNQNNPTIEYFPPKGEPFTLNFLLKTMPVNLFPLVWLLPSGNIFVQAEYQAEIFDYKNNIEYPISDIPDCVRVYPASAGTAVFPMTPENNWTATIIFCGGTYLESDQWTTDWNISQYPANASCVRISPDVDLTWYQEDPLDTGRSMGNFINLPDGRLFYVNGARTGTAGYGTQDWAIGESYADHPLYQSWYFDPSQPSGQRWSKAGVSSIPRMYHSSASLLPDGTVIVSGSNPNADYVDAVHNTSYTYFTQYQVEIFYPDYADHVKPSPQGMPSNITYGGDYFNVTLSASDLFNVPININKTRAVIMRTGFSTHTMNMGQRHVELETSFTTTDDGGGILHVAQLPPNPAILAPGPALFFIVVDGIPSNASWVMIGDGIIGDQTLRERSVLPRSQISAQLMAQYGFGGYSTNTTSAATTTWGSWKLAGASLMCLWGGIVLL, from the exons ATGCTCTCCCCTTTGACCCTCCTTCACGCACTCTCTCTTGCAGCTCTGGCAGCTTTACCTGCACAAGCCCAACTCGCCAACACGTTTCAGTATGTGGGACTGTCTGGCGTGTCCGCCCAGCAACTGTTCTTGGGCACTTTGAACAAAGTTTATATCGTAGACAAAAC TGAAAATAATAACGCGACTGTGAATGGACATCCAGCATGGGCCACAGAATACGACTTGGCCACCAACACTTTTCGCACTATGGACGTGCTTTCAAATTCGTTCTGTGCCGGGGGGACTGTTCTAGGGAATGGCACGTGGCTCAATGCAG GGGGGAATCAAGCAATCACTTATGGCGGAGCAGCGATGCCTAGCACTCAACAGAGCGGGCAGTCACCATATGGCGACTGGGATGGTGGAAAGGCCGTCCGCTTGCTCGACCCCTGTGACGACGAATCATGCGATTGGGTGGACGACCCGGCGCTATACATGACCAGTCGACGGTGGTATCCGACACTCGAAACGCTGGAGGATGGATCAGCTATGATTATGGGCGGTTGTG AATGGGGAGGATATGTCAACTATGCAGACAACCAAAACAACCCTACAATCGAATATTTTCCTCCCAAAGGCGAACCTTTTACCCTCAacttccttctcaagaCTATGCCTGTgaacctctttcctctagtctggcttcttccctccgGCAATATTTTTGTTCAAGCAGAGTACCAAGCCGAGATTTTTGATTACAAAAATAACATTGAATACCCAATCAGTGATATCCCTGATTGTGTTCGAGTATATCCAGCATCCGCTGGAACCGCAGTCTTCCCCATGACTCCTGAAAATAATTGGACGGCGACAATTATATTTTGTGGAGGGACATATTTAGAATCGGATCAGTGGACAACAGATTGGAATATCAGTCAATACCCGGCAAACGCGAGCTGTGTGCGCATCAGTCCCGATGTCGATCTGACCTGGTACCAGGAAGATCCTCTTGACACAGGACGTTCCATGGGCAAT TTCATTAATCTCCCTGACGGTCGACTCTTTTACGTCAACGGCGCTCGCACTGGAACAGCCGGGTACGGGACTCAAGATTGGGCTATAGGCGAATCATATGCAGATCATCCGCTCTATCAATCGTGGTATTTTGACCCTTCTCAGCCTTCAGGACAAAGATGGTCCAAAGCTGGTGTGTCGTCTATCCCACGGATGTATCACTCTTCAGCGTCCTTGTTGCCCGACGGTACTGTGATCGTTTCGGGCAGTAACCCTAATGCGGACT ATGTTGATGCGGTCCACAACACGAGCTACACCTACTTCACACAATATCAAGTGGAGATATTCTATCCGGACTA TGCGGATCATGTGAAGCCGAGCCCACAAGGCATGCCTAGCAATATTACCT ACGGCGGCGACTATTTCAACGTCACCCTCTCAGCTTCGGATCTTTTCAACGTTCCGATTAATATCAACAAAACCCGTGCAGTGATCATGCGCACTGGTTTTTCAACACATACGATGAACATGGGTCAACGACACGTCGAATTAGAAACGAGTTTCACAACGACGGATGATGGTGGGGGGATCTTGCACGTCGCACAATTACCGCCAAATCCCGCTATACTCG CTCCCGGACCAGCACTCTTCTTTATTGTCGTGGACGGCATCCCCTCGAATGCCTCGTGGGTAATGATTGGTGATGGCATCATTGGTGATCAAACTCTGCGCGAGAGGAGCGTTTTGCCACGCTCCCAGATTAGTGCACAACTTATGGCACAGTATGGGTTTGGCGGTTATTCTACCAACACGACTTCTGCTGCGACAACAACCTGGGGAAGTTGGAAGTTGGCAGGAGCAAGCTTGATGTGTTTGTGGGGAGGTATCGTGCTTTTATAG
- a CDS encoding cytoplasmic protein: MSRPQAAPPRPGTAKPQGASSPPNVPRRNPGTVPGLARTASSLRQGSSLSSLPAHLRNLSAPRIPSPLGKGTPARQPKQSLPVRTSKTTERHVLLPEDPQLAPLPRSPLETPSPLVTPPRRGSLGSAPGARHPPDERSDAEKMTKREREENKLPRLTAYATADGYKLKALQAFLKREHGVSVVRVYDDCVYAIYNLPLLPGYGATTKVRSSPVVKSPGGVSLMERMTMAEEQGYNDTYFPREDPTEATPAEYILSSSPSGGGGISGVGTDLDVLAQDGEREREMREAEREGEGERQTPHYETKSESEAEEPRGHTHHDPGTHLSPDHPGYLEHTPSTALTPMDLPPHHQHHHHHQLSTNMQQEYMPPTAQQRPRRRKSQASLNNVAEAVFFSYGVSVFFGFNEGEEKEIMEDAETAGAWTRGLSEDDWEIEEFHYVHDPDAENPRIYNDMFTFKSRSHLFKLSLAHAIAQSTKLSIYESVMQETLSLTASFPKELSITGHLQLTRREALKMTGRLFKLRMDVNLSGGILDTPELFWSEASLFPLYEAVHEYLEIGPRIQVLNDRLAVAGDLLEIIHEYIEERATHRLTWIIIWLIVVACFVELGEVIARMVFHAIPREQGEFLMLKAPQLLIGAGQSFV, from the exons ATGTCCCGCCCGCAAGCTGCGCCCCCCCGCCCCGGCACGGCCAAGCCGCAGGGCGCATCTTCCCCGCCCAACGTGCCGAGACGAAACCCGGGCACTGTGCCAG GCCTCGCAAGGACAGCGTCTTCCCTCCGCCAGGgctcctccctctcctccctccccgcCCATCTCAGGAACCTCTCTGCGCCCCGCATCCCCTCCCCCCTCGGCAAAGGCACCCCCGCCCGCCAGCCGAAGCAGTCCCTCCCCGTGCGCACATCAAAGACCACCGAGCGGCACGTCCTCCTGCCCGAAGACCCCCAGCTCGCCCCCCTCCCCAGGAGCCCCCTCGAGACCCCCTCCCCCCTCGTCACGCCCCCCAGGCGGGGCTCGCTCGGCAGCGCACCCGGCGCCCGCCACCCCCCCGACGAGCGCAGCGACGCCGAGAAGATGACAAAGCGCGAGCGGGAGGAGAACAAGCTGCCCAGGCTCACGGCGTATGCGACCGCCGACGGCTACAAGCTCAAGGCGCTCCAGGCCTTTCTGAAACGGGAGCATGGCGTTAGCGTCGTGCGCGTCTATGACGACTGTGTCTATGCGATCTACAACCTGCCGCTGCTTCCGGGATACGGCGCAACGACCAAAGTACGCTCGTCGCCCGTCGTCAAATCTCCCGGCGGTGTCTCCCTCATGGAGCGAATGACCATGGCCGAGGAGCAAGGCTACAATGACACGTACTTTCCCCGCGAGGATCCGACAGAAGCCACACCAGCAGAGTATATTCTCTCCAGCTCTCCATCTGGTGGCGGCGGCATAAGCGGTGTCGGTACAGATCTAGATGTCCTCGCACAGGATGGcgaaagggagagggagatgcGCGAGGCTGAGCGCGAAGGCGAAGGCGAGCGGCAAACCCCACATTATGAAACAAAGTCCGAAAGCGAGGCTGAAGAACCTCGTGGACACACGCATCATGATCCCGGGACACACCTATCTCCCGATCACCCTGGCTATCTCGAGCACACTCCCTCCACAGCCCTCACTCCCATGGATCTACCACctcaccaccaacaccaccaccaccaccaactATCAACAAATATGCAACAAGAATACATGCCTCCAACGGCTCAGCAAAGGCCTCGTCGACGAAAATCACAAGCTTCTTTGAATAACGTGGCAGAAGCCGTATTCTTCTCATACGGCGTGTCCGTATTCTTTGGATTCAACGAAggcgaggaaaaggaaatcATGGAGGATGCCGAGACCGCTGGTGCTTGGACTAGAGGTCTAAGCGAAGATGACTGGGAAATCGAAGAGTTCCACTACGTG CACGATCCGGACGCTGAGAACCCTCGGATCTACAACGACATGTTTACATTCAAATCCCGCTCACACCTCTTCAAACTTTCTCTCGCGCACGCCATTGCCCAGTCGACAAAACTAAGCATATACGAGTCTGTCATGCAAGAGACACTTTCACTCACCGCCTCATTCCCCAAGGAACTGTCCATAACAGGGCATCTGCAGCTGACGAGGAGAGAAGCACTCAAAATGACAGGTAGATTGTTCAAATTGAGAATGGACGTCAACTTGAGCGGAGGCATCCTCGATACTCCAGAATTATTCTGGTCAGAagcttccctcttcccactGTACGAAGCCGTCCACGAATACCTTGAGATCGGTCCGAGAATCCAGGTACTGAACGATAGACTGGCAGTTGCCGGTGATCTG CTGGAAATCATTCACGAGTATATCGAAGAGCGCGCAACCCATCGACTTACGTGGATCATTATCTGGTTGATCGTCGTGGCGTGCTTTGTTGAATTG gGAGAAGTTATTGCGAGAATGGTCTTCCATGCGATACCAAGGGAACAGGGTGAATTCTTGATGCTCAAGGCTCCCCAATTGTTGATCGGCGCAGGTCAAAGTTTTGTCTAG